A genome region from Bufo gargarizans isolate SCDJY-AF-19 chromosome 2, ASM1485885v1, whole genome shotgun sequence includes the following:
- the ZBTB17 gene encoding zinc finger and BTB domain-containing protein 17 isoform X1: MAGTAMDFPQHSQLVLEQLNQQRQLGLLCDCTFVVDGIDFKAHKAVLAACSQYFRMLFVEQKDVVHLDISNAAGLGQVLEFMYTARLNLTRENVEDVLAVAGFLQMQEIVNACTALKSLSIPSVQVPHSLGAVTSGQGRDTTDYSPPAVARENELETSDTATAVYPLVGAADGACQEGGDVGKLGVQEGSGAEPQPEEEQALTSSQGGADIRAVKLRDLLSTSDWSPNAQEKAEDVSVDESQATDEEVHSNPASGSDTSQEHPTSPLPEDVNESLDEEIQGPVHETEDDGKEESGGSTDENTEKPALDIAGPQRQLRSGTTNYADRTESRPYSSTTHVCEYCSKEFTHTGNYTRHIRIHTGEKPYRCHECDKAFSDPAACKAHEKTHSPLKPHGCNDCGKSYRLVSLLNLHKKRHTGEPNYYCKVCGKLFTTSGNLKRHQLVHSGEKPYQCEYCNRPFSDPTSKMRHLETHDTNKEHKCPHCDKKFNQLGNLKAHLKIHIADGPLKCRECGKQFTTSGNLKRHLRIHSGEKPYICIHCKRKFADPGALQRHVRTHTGEKPCLCMICGKAFTQASSLIAHVRQHTGEKPYVCERCGKRFVQSSQLANHMRHHDNIRPHKCNVCNKAFVNVGDLTKHIIIHTGEKPYLCDKCGRGFNRVDNLRSHVKTVHKGRAGMKLVDREEGEVDEEEVNIVTVAPEEMVTLATEDIASTGVTELTVVPISASVTADETEALKAEITKAVKQVQEADPNTQILYACDSCGDKFLDANSLAEHVRMHTAQALVMFQSDTDIYQQYNAQTTWHAEQVVQSSELLFRQRDGTDVQPQPID; the protein is encoded by the exons ATGGCAGGTACCG CCATGGATTTCCCTCAGCACAGTCAGCTCGTCCTGGAGCAGCTCAACCAGCAGCGGCAGCTCGGCCTCCTGTGTGACTGCACCTTCGTGGTGGACGGAATCGATTTCAAAGCCCACAAGGCGGTGCTAGCAGCGTGCAGCCAGTACTTCCGCATGCTCTTCGTGGAGCAGAAAGACGTGGTTCACCTGGACATCAGCAATGCGGCAG GTCTGGGTCAGGTGCTGGAGTTCATGTACACGGCGCGGCTGAACCTGACCCGGGAGAATGTGGAGGACGTCTTGGCCGTGGCCGGGTTTCTGCAGATGCAAGAGATTGTGAACGCGTGCACAGCCCTGAAGTCACTCAGTATACCCTCCGTGCAGGTGCCACACAGCCTCGGGGCCGTCACATCCGGACAAGGTAGAG ATACCACCGATTACTCCCCTCCGGCCGTCGCTAGGGAGAATGAGCTGGAGACGTCCGATACCGCAACTGCTGTCTACCCGCTGGTCGGAGCCGCGGATGGAGCCTGTCAAGAGG GTGGTGACGTCGGTAAACTGGGAGTGCAGGAGGGGAGTGGAGCAGAGCCGCAGCCTGAGGAAGAGCAGGCGCTGACGAGTTCACAGGGAG GTGCGGACATCCGAGCGGTGAAGTTGAGGGATCTGTTGTCTACATCGGACTGGTCCCCGAATGCTCAGGAGAAGGCAGAAGACGTCTCGGTAGACGAATCACAGGCCACAGATGAGGAGGTGCACAGTAACCCAGCCTCGGGTAGTGACACTTCACAGGAGCATCCAACCTCTCCGCTCCCAGAAGATGTCAACGAAAGCCTAGATGAGGAGATCCAGGGGCCCGTGCATGAGACCGAAGACGACGGCAAAGAGGAAAGCGGAGGCAGCACTGACGAGAATACAGAGAAACCTGCACTAGATATCGCAGGACCCCAGAGGCAACTGCGCTCAGGAACTACAAATTATGCTGATCGCACAGAGTCCCGGCCGTACAGCTCAACAACTCATGTTTGTGAG TATTGCAGCAAGGAATTCACCCACACAGGGAACTACACTCGACACATCCGCATCCACACTGGCGAGAAACCGTACCGCTGCCATGAGTGCGACAAAGCGTTCTCTGACCCCGCCGCCTGCAAGGCACATGAGAAAACTCACAG CCCATTGAAGCCCCACGGCTGTAATGACTGTGGAAAGAGTTACCGACTGGTCAGTCTGCTCAACCTGCACAAGAAGCGTCACACCGGGGAGCCCAACTACTACTGCAAGGTGTGCGGCAAGCTCTTCACCACATCTGGCAACCTCAAGAGGCACCAGCTGGTGCACAGCGGAGAGAAGCCCTATCAGTGCGAGTACTGCAACCGGCCGTTCTCCGACCCCACCTCCAAGATGAGGCACCTGGAGACGCACGACACCAACAAGGAGCACAAGTGTCCACACTGCGACAAGAAATTCAACCAG CTGGGAAATCTGAAAGCTCACCTGAAGATCCACATTGCTGACGGACCCCTGAAGTGCAGAGAGTGCGGGAAACAGTTTACCACCTCAG GAAACCTGaagagacacctgcgcatccacaGTGGGGAGAAACCCTATATCTGCATCCACTGCAAGAGGAAATTCGCTGACCCCGGGGCGTTGCAGCGACATGTTCGGACCCACACCG GGGAGAAGCCGTGTCTGTGTATGATCTGCGGGAAAGCGTTCACACAGGCCAGCTCTCTGATCGCTCATGTCCGCCAGCACACGGGGGAGAAGCCATATGTATGTGAGCGCTGTGGAAAGAG GTTTGTTCAGTCCAGTCAGCTGGCCAATCACATGCGTCACCACGATAACATCCGGCCGCACAAGTGTAATGTCTGCAATAAGGCTTTTGTCAATGTGGGAGACCTGACGAAGCACATCATCATTCACACAG GCGAAAAGCCGTACCTGTGCGACAAGTGTGGCCGAGGGTTCAACCGCGTCGACAACCTGCGATCCCATGTGAAAACTGTTCACAAAGGCCGAGCGGGTATGAAACTGGTGGACAGAGAAGAAGGGGAAGTGGACGAAGAAGAGGTCAACATTGTGACCGTGGCGCCAGAGGAGATGGTGACACTGGCCACAGAGGACATCGCCAGTACGGGTGTTACAGAGCTGACAG TGGTTCCCATTTCGGCTTCAGTCACGGCTGATGAGACAGAAGCGTTAAAAGCGGAGATCACCAAGGCAGTGAAACAGGTGCAGGAAGCAG ACCCAAACACCCAGATCCTGTACGCCTGCGATTCCTGCGGAGACAAGTTCCTTGACGCCAACAGCCTGGCGGAGCACGTCCGGATGCACACAGCCCAAGCACTGGTTATGTTTCAATCAGACACTGACATTTATCAGCAGTACAATGCACAGACCACGTGGCATGCGGAGCAGGTGGTCCAGTCCAGTGAGCTCCTCTTCCGCCAGCGCGATGGGACAGATGTGCAGCCTCAGCCTATAGACTGA
- the ZBTB17 gene encoding zinc finger and BTB domain-containing protein 17 isoform X3, translated as MAGTAMDFPQHSQLVLEQLNQQRQLGLLCDCTFVVDGIDFKAHKAVLAACSQYFRMLFVEQKDVVHLDISNAAGLGQVLEFMYTARLNLTRENVEDVLAVAGFLQMQEIVNACTALKSLSIPSVQVPHSLGAVTSGQDTTDYSPPAVARENELETSDTATAVYPLVGAADGACQEGGDVGKLGVQEGSGAEPQPEEEQALTSSQGGADIRAVKLRDLLSTSDWSPNAQEKAEDVSVDESQATDEEVHSNPASGSDTSQEHPTSPLPEDVNESLDEEIQGPVHETEDDGKEESGGSTDENTEKPALDIAGPQRQLRSGTTNYADRTESRPYSSTTHVCEYCSKEFTHTGNYTRHIRIHTGEKPYRCHECDKAFSDPAACKAHEKTHSPLKPHGCNDCGKSYRLVSLLNLHKKRHTGEPNYYCKVCGKLFTTSGNLKRHQLVHSGEKPYQCEYCNRPFSDPTSKMRHLETHDTNKEHKCPHCDKKFNQLGNLKAHLKIHIADGPLKCRECGKQFTTSGNLKRHLRIHSGEKPYICIHCKRKFADPGALQRHVRTHTGEKPCLCMICGKAFTQASSLIAHVRQHTGEKPYVCERCGKRFVQSSQLANHMRHHDNIRPHKCNVCNKAFVNVGDLTKHIIIHTGEKPYLCDKCGRGFNRVDNLRSHVKTVHKGRAGMKLVDREEGEVDEEEVNIVTVAPEEMVTLATEDIASTGVTELTVVPISASVTADETEALKAEITKAVKQVQEADPNTQILYACDSCGDKFLDANSLAEHVRMHTAQALVMFQSDTDIYQQYNAQTTWHAEQVVQSSELLFRQRDGTDVQPQPID; from the exons ATGGCAGGTACCG CCATGGATTTCCCTCAGCACAGTCAGCTCGTCCTGGAGCAGCTCAACCAGCAGCGGCAGCTCGGCCTCCTGTGTGACTGCACCTTCGTGGTGGACGGAATCGATTTCAAAGCCCACAAGGCGGTGCTAGCAGCGTGCAGCCAGTACTTCCGCATGCTCTTCGTGGAGCAGAAAGACGTGGTTCACCTGGACATCAGCAATGCGGCAG GTCTGGGTCAGGTGCTGGAGTTCATGTACACGGCGCGGCTGAACCTGACCCGGGAGAATGTGGAGGACGTCTTGGCCGTGGCCGGGTTTCTGCAGATGCAAGAGATTGTGAACGCGTGCACAGCCCTGAAGTCACTCAGTATACCCTCCGTGCAGGTGCCACACAGCCTCGGGGCCGTCACATCCGGACAAG ATACCACCGATTACTCCCCTCCGGCCGTCGCTAGGGAGAATGAGCTGGAGACGTCCGATACCGCAACTGCTGTCTACCCGCTGGTCGGAGCCGCGGATGGAGCCTGTCAAGAGG GTGGTGACGTCGGTAAACTGGGAGTGCAGGAGGGGAGTGGAGCAGAGCCGCAGCCTGAGGAAGAGCAGGCGCTGACGAGTTCACAGGGAG GTGCGGACATCCGAGCGGTGAAGTTGAGGGATCTGTTGTCTACATCGGACTGGTCCCCGAATGCTCAGGAGAAGGCAGAAGACGTCTCGGTAGACGAATCACAGGCCACAGATGAGGAGGTGCACAGTAACCCAGCCTCGGGTAGTGACACTTCACAGGAGCATCCAACCTCTCCGCTCCCAGAAGATGTCAACGAAAGCCTAGATGAGGAGATCCAGGGGCCCGTGCATGAGACCGAAGACGACGGCAAAGAGGAAAGCGGAGGCAGCACTGACGAGAATACAGAGAAACCTGCACTAGATATCGCAGGACCCCAGAGGCAACTGCGCTCAGGAACTACAAATTATGCTGATCGCACAGAGTCCCGGCCGTACAGCTCAACAACTCATGTTTGTGAG TATTGCAGCAAGGAATTCACCCACACAGGGAACTACACTCGACACATCCGCATCCACACTGGCGAGAAACCGTACCGCTGCCATGAGTGCGACAAAGCGTTCTCTGACCCCGCCGCCTGCAAGGCACATGAGAAAACTCACAG CCCATTGAAGCCCCACGGCTGTAATGACTGTGGAAAGAGTTACCGACTGGTCAGTCTGCTCAACCTGCACAAGAAGCGTCACACCGGGGAGCCCAACTACTACTGCAAGGTGTGCGGCAAGCTCTTCACCACATCTGGCAACCTCAAGAGGCACCAGCTGGTGCACAGCGGAGAGAAGCCCTATCAGTGCGAGTACTGCAACCGGCCGTTCTCCGACCCCACCTCCAAGATGAGGCACCTGGAGACGCACGACACCAACAAGGAGCACAAGTGTCCACACTGCGACAAGAAATTCAACCAG CTGGGAAATCTGAAAGCTCACCTGAAGATCCACATTGCTGACGGACCCCTGAAGTGCAGAGAGTGCGGGAAACAGTTTACCACCTCAG GAAACCTGaagagacacctgcgcatccacaGTGGGGAGAAACCCTATATCTGCATCCACTGCAAGAGGAAATTCGCTGACCCCGGGGCGTTGCAGCGACATGTTCGGACCCACACCG GGGAGAAGCCGTGTCTGTGTATGATCTGCGGGAAAGCGTTCACACAGGCCAGCTCTCTGATCGCTCATGTCCGCCAGCACACGGGGGAGAAGCCATATGTATGTGAGCGCTGTGGAAAGAG GTTTGTTCAGTCCAGTCAGCTGGCCAATCACATGCGTCACCACGATAACATCCGGCCGCACAAGTGTAATGTCTGCAATAAGGCTTTTGTCAATGTGGGAGACCTGACGAAGCACATCATCATTCACACAG GCGAAAAGCCGTACCTGTGCGACAAGTGTGGCCGAGGGTTCAACCGCGTCGACAACCTGCGATCCCATGTGAAAACTGTTCACAAAGGCCGAGCGGGTATGAAACTGGTGGACAGAGAAGAAGGGGAAGTGGACGAAGAAGAGGTCAACATTGTGACCGTGGCGCCAGAGGAGATGGTGACACTGGCCACAGAGGACATCGCCAGTACGGGTGTTACAGAGCTGACAG TGGTTCCCATTTCGGCTTCAGTCACGGCTGATGAGACAGAAGCGTTAAAAGCGGAGATCACCAAGGCAGTGAAACAGGTGCAGGAAGCAG ACCCAAACACCCAGATCCTGTACGCCTGCGATTCCTGCGGAGACAAGTTCCTTGACGCCAACAGCCTGGCGGAGCACGTCCGGATGCACACAGCCCAAGCACTGGTTATGTTTCAATCAGACACTGACATTTATCAGCAGTACAATGCACAGACCACGTGGCATGCGGAGCAGGTGGTCCAGTCCAGTGAGCTCCTCTTCCGCCAGCGCGATGGGACAGATGTGCAGCCTCAGCCTATAGACTGA
- the ZBTB17 gene encoding zinc finger and BTB domain-containing protein 17 isoform X2 has protein sequence MAAMDFPQHSQLVLEQLNQQRQLGLLCDCTFVVDGIDFKAHKAVLAACSQYFRMLFVEQKDVVHLDISNAAGLGQVLEFMYTARLNLTRENVEDVLAVAGFLQMQEIVNACTALKSLSIPSVQVPHSLGAVTSGQGRDTTDYSPPAVARENELETSDTATAVYPLVGAADGACQEGGDVGKLGVQEGSGAEPQPEEEQALTSSQGGADIRAVKLRDLLSTSDWSPNAQEKAEDVSVDESQATDEEVHSNPASGSDTSQEHPTSPLPEDVNESLDEEIQGPVHETEDDGKEESGGSTDENTEKPALDIAGPQRQLRSGTTNYADRTESRPYSSTTHVCEYCSKEFTHTGNYTRHIRIHTGEKPYRCHECDKAFSDPAACKAHEKTHSPLKPHGCNDCGKSYRLVSLLNLHKKRHTGEPNYYCKVCGKLFTTSGNLKRHQLVHSGEKPYQCEYCNRPFSDPTSKMRHLETHDTNKEHKCPHCDKKFNQLGNLKAHLKIHIADGPLKCRECGKQFTTSGNLKRHLRIHSGEKPYICIHCKRKFADPGALQRHVRTHTGEKPCLCMICGKAFTQASSLIAHVRQHTGEKPYVCERCGKRFVQSSQLANHMRHHDNIRPHKCNVCNKAFVNVGDLTKHIIIHTGEKPYLCDKCGRGFNRVDNLRSHVKTVHKGRAGMKLVDREEGEVDEEEVNIVTVAPEEMVTLATEDIASTGVTELTVVPISASVTADETEALKAEITKAVKQVQEADPNTQILYACDSCGDKFLDANSLAEHVRMHTAQALVMFQSDTDIYQQYNAQTTWHAEQVVQSSELLFRQRDGTDVQPQPID, from the exons ATGGCAG CCATGGATTTCCCTCAGCACAGTCAGCTCGTCCTGGAGCAGCTCAACCAGCAGCGGCAGCTCGGCCTCCTGTGTGACTGCACCTTCGTGGTGGACGGAATCGATTTCAAAGCCCACAAGGCGGTGCTAGCAGCGTGCAGCCAGTACTTCCGCATGCTCTTCGTGGAGCAGAAAGACGTGGTTCACCTGGACATCAGCAATGCGGCAG GTCTGGGTCAGGTGCTGGAGTTCATGTACACGGCGCGGCTGAACCTGACCCGGGAGAATGTGGAGGACGTCTTGGCCGTGGCCGGGTTTCTGCAGATGCAAGAGATTGTGAACGCGTGCACAGCCCTGAAGTCACTCAGTATACCCTCCGTGCAGGTGCCACACAGCCTCGGGGCCGTCACATCCGGACAAGGTAGAG ATACCACCGATTACTCCCCTCCGGCCGTCGCTAGGGAGAATGAGCTGGAGACGTCCGATACCGCAACTGCTGTCTACCCGCTGGTCGGAGCCGCGGATGGAGCCTGTCAAGAGG GTGGTGACGTCGGTAAACTGGGAGTGCAGGAGGGGAGTGGAGCAGAGCCGCAGCCTGAGGAAGAGCAGGCGCTGACGAGTTCACAGGGAG GTGCGGACATCCGAGCGGTGAAGTTGAGGGATCTGTTGTCTACATCGGACTGGTCCCCGAATGCTCAGGAGAAGGCAGAAGACGTCTCGGTAGACGAATCACAGGCCACAGATGAGGAGGTGCACAGTAACCCAGCCTCGGGTAGTGACACTTCACAGGAGCATCCAACCTCTCCGCTCCCAGAAGATGTCAACGAAAGCCTAGATGAGGAGATCCAGGGGCCCGTGCATGAGACCGAAGACGACGGCAAAGAGGAAAGCGGAGGCAGCACTGACGAGAATACAGAGAAACCTGCACTAGATATCGCAGGACCCCAGAGGCAACTGCGCTCAGGAACTACAAATTATGCTGATCGCACAGAGTCCCGGCCGTACAGCTCAACAACTCATGTTTGTGAG TATTGCAGCAAGGAATTCACCCACACAGGGAACTACACTCGACACATCCGCATCCACACTGGCGAGAAACCGTACCGCTGCCATGAGTGCGACAAAGCGTTCTCTGACCCCGCCGCCTGCAAGGCACATGAGAAAACTCACAG CCCATTGAAGCCCCACGGCTGTAATGACTGTGGAAAGAGTTACCGACTGGTCAGTCTGCTCAACCTGCACAAGAAGCGTCACACCGGGGAGCCCAACTACTACTGCAAGGTGTGCGGCAAGCTCTTCACCACATCTGGCAACCTCAAGAGGCACCAGCTGGTGCACAGCGGAGAGAAGCCCTATCAGTGCGAGTACTGCAACCGGCCGTTCTCCGACCCCACCTCCAAGATGAGGCACCTGGAGACGCACGACACCAACAAGGAGCACAAGTGTCCACACTGCGACAAGAAATTCAACCAG CTGGGAAATCTGAAAGCTCACCTGAAGATCCACATTGCTGACGGACCCCTGAAGTGCAGAGAGTGCGGGAAACAGTTTACCACCTCAG GAAACCTGaagagacacctgcgcatccacaGTGGGGAGAAACCCTATATCTGCATCCACTGCAAGAGGAAATTCGCTGACCCCGGGGCGTTGCAGCGACATGTTCGGACCCACACCG GGGAGAAGCCGTGTCTGTGTATGATCTGCGGGAAAGCGTTCACACAGGCCAGCTCTCTGATCGCTCATGTCCGCCAGCACACGGGGGAGAAGCCATATGTATGTGAGCGCTGTGGAAAGAG GTTTGTTCAGTCCAGTCAGCTGGCCAATCACATGCGTCACCACGATAACATCCGGCCGCACAAGTGTAATGTCTGCAATAAGGCTTTTGTCAATGTGGGAGACCTGACGAAGCACATCATCATTCACACAG GCGAAAAGCCGTACCTGTGCGACAAGTGTGGCCGAGGGTTCAACCGCGTCGACAACCTGCGATCCCATGTGAAAACTGTTCACAAAGGCCGAGCGGGTATGAAACTGGTGGACAGAGAAGAAGGGGAAGTGGACGAAGAAGAGGTCAACATTGTGACCGTGGCGCCAGAGGAGATGGTGACACTGGCCACAGAGGACATCGCCAGTACGGGTGTTACAGAGCTGACAG TGGTTCCCATTTCGGCTTCAGTCACGGCTGATGAGACAGAAGCGTTAAAAGCGGAGATCACCAAGGCAGTGAAACAGGTGCAGGAAGCAG ACCCAAACACCCAGATCCTGTACGCCTGCGATTCCTGCGGAGACAAGTTCCTTGACGCCAACAGCCTGGCGGAGCACGTCCGGATGCACACAGCCCAAGCACTGGTTATGTTTCAATCAGACACTGACATTTATCAGCAGTACAATGCACAGACCACGTGGCATGCGGAGCAGGTGGTCCAGTCCAGTGAGCTCCTCTTCCGCCAGCGCGATGGGACAGATGTGCAGCCTCAGCCTATAGACTGA